Proteins found in one Pagrus major chromosome 20, Pma_NU_1.0 genomic segment:
- the snx11 gene encoding sorting nexin-11 produces the protein MISNQEEDEFVAVRVQDPRIQNEGSWNSHVDYKIFLHTNSKAFTAKTSCVRRRYSEFAWLKKKLQKNAGLVPVPDLPGKSFFSFSNEDFLEGRRKGLQAFLDKVVHMTVCLSDSQLHLFLQTQLPVGHIQDCVQGHTPYTVTDAILTYASSNRGFAQAQEDDSIKEPSLTVSYESMESPAPHQPCLQTKETSSSDSDPLEGLLELSDKDTDELHHKEKSSIKVLQKNNHLEAVFEDCGPTEASFFLGEGPDDPDQTQQRSCLIQTPVEVHSPMGTGFEVNSGVEESTVTLDAEEETVVHPDTEKEADQQERSEEAILENNLNSVAILDFKDSDTGSQEDVLEDVCSEKQVLENHMIECIGGAEGHIADVSCLEEFKKSDEQKETDNEQSVESESKEETPLESEIQEETHSVPQVESGDNDLLEDVCSGNRVLENHVIEHVVGTEGHVADVSCLQEFKASDEQKEPDDKQSVKSEGKEETLLKSEIKEETRSVPQVESSDDDGAQQKDQMQAEQEVDLVGTKDESDEDSHSLPSSNESIVKVSDEESICDEAEDLIQAANGFLKTSPVEVTLWSEVEASSRNILDLHMNGCSVEKDISTQEDEDLQYATEISEFSESLDLNATLAAGDLTENSDFSIIETSCSPGLADSKFTEPEALSSLTLEASEETCEVEAR, from the exons ACCAACAGTAAAGCCTTCACAGCCAAGACGTCCTGCGTGCGTCGGCGTTACAGCGAGTTTGCCTGGCTCAAGAAGAAGCTTCAGAAGAATGCTGGTTTGGT GCCTGTCCCGGACCTTCCAGGAAAGTCATTCTTCTCCTTCAGCAATGAGGACTTCCTGGAGGGGAGAAGGAAAGGACTTCAGGCCTTCTTGGACAA AGTGGTACACATGACAGTCTGCCTGTCAGACAGCCAGCTCCACCTCTTCCTGCAGACTCAGCTGCCGGTCGGTCACATCCAGGACTGCGTGCAGGGCCACACCCCCTACACTGTGACGGACGCCATCCTCACCTACGCCTCGTCCAATCGGGGCTTCGCTCAGGCTCAGGAGGACGACTCCATCAAGGAGCCGAGTTTGACCGTTTCGTACGAGTCCATGGAGAG CCCGGCTCCTCATCAACCTTGCCTACAAACTAAAGAGACCTCAAGTAGTGACTCTGACCCCCTAGAAGGTTTACTGGAGCTGTCTGACAAGGACACAGACGAGTTGCATCACAAGGAGAAATCTTCAATAAAGGTCCTCCAGAAGAACAACCACCTAGAGGCTGTTTTTGAAGACTGCGGTCCGACAGAGGCAAGCTTTTTTCTGGGTGAAGGCCCGGACGACCCTGATCAAACCCAGCAGAGGAGCTGCCTGATACAGACACCAGTGGAGGTGCACTCCCCCATGGGGACTGGCTTTGAGGTGAACAGTGGGGTGGAGGAGAGCACTGTGACATTAGATGCAGAGGAAGAGACCGTTGTTCATCCAGACACAGAGAAGGAAGCGGATCAACAGGAAAGATCTGAGGAGGCCATTTTAGAAAACAACTTGAATTCTGTGGCAATTTTAGATTTTAAGGACAGTGACACCGGATCTCAGGAGGACGTTCTGGAAGATGTCTGCTCTGAGAAGCAGGTTTTAGAAAATCATATGATCGAATGCATCGGTGGCGCTGAGGGTCACATTGCAGATGTCAGCTGTCTGGAGGAGTTTAAGAAGTCAGACGAGCAAAAAGAGACTGACAACGAACAAAGTGTTGAATCTGAAAGCAAAGAGGAGACGCCGCTTGAGTCGGAAATCCAGGAAGAGACTCACAGCGTCCCACAGGTGGAAAGTGGTGACAATGACCTTCTGGAAGATGTCTGCTCTGGGAATCGGGTTTTAGAAAATCATGTCATTGAACATGTTGTTGGCACTGAAGGTCATGTTGCAGATGTGAGCTGTTTGCAGGAGTTTAAAGCCTCAGATGAGCAAAAAGAGCCAGATGACAAACAAAGTGTCAAATCGGAGGGCAAAGAGGAGACACTGCTCAAGTCAGAAATCAAGGAAGAGACCCGCAGCGTCCCACAGGTGGAAAGTAGTGACGATGATGGCGCTCAACAAAAGGACCAAATGCAAGCTGAACAAGAAGTGGATTTGGTTGGGACCAAAGACGAGAGCGACGAGGACAGTCACTCACTGCCATCTTCCAACGAGAGCATCGTCAAGGTCAGCGATGAAGAAAGCATCTGTGACGAGGCCGAGGACTTGATCCAGGCTGCAAATGGCTTCCTGAAGACATCTCCTGTGGAGGTCACTCTCTGGTCAGAAGTAGAGGCCTCCAGTAGAAACATTTTGGACCTTCACATGAATGGATGTTCTGTGGAAAAAGACATTTCCACTCAGGAGGACGAGGACCTGCAATACGCAACCGAGATCAGCGAATTCAGTGAATCTCTGGACCTTAACGCAACTTTAGCTGCTGGAGATTTGACTGAAAATAGTGACTTCAGCATCATAGAGACCAGCTGCTCGCCTGGATTAGCTGATAGTAAATTTACGGAGCCGGAGGCCTTGTCCTCGCTGACGTTGGAGGCATCAGAGGAAACTTGTGAGGTGGAGGCGCGTTAG